Proteins encoded within one genomic window of Cucumis sativus cultivar 9930 chromosome 3, Cucumber_9930_V3, whole genome shotgun sequence:
- the LOC101222800 gene encoding NADPH-dependent aldehyde reductase-like protein, chloroplastic gives MASESGPAVPALPLQDRVAIVTGASRGIGRGIALHLAGLGARVVVNYVSSSAEADQVVADINSSSAAGSSQRAIAWRADVSDPEQVKSLFDAAEQAFGSQVHILVNSAGISDPTYPYIANTPLEIFDHLFSVNTRGCFLCCKEAANRVKRGGGGRIILISSTAVAATTAGLGAYTASKAAVEAMAKVTAKELSGTGISVNCIAPGATATEMFYKGIDEEGVKKVIDKCPMGRLGVPKDVASFVGFLASDDGEWINGQVILVNGGIV, from the exons ATGGCTTCAGAATCAGGCCCTGCAGTGCCTGCTCTGCCTCTGCAGGATCGGGTCGCCATTGTCACTGGTGCCTCACGGGGCATAGGCCGAGGCATCGCCCTTCACCTAGCCGGTCTTGGCGCCCGAGTTGTTGTCAACTATGTGTCTAGTTCAGCTGAAGCCGATCAAGTTGTTGCCGATATCAACTCATCCTCGGCCGCAGGGAGCAGCCAACGAGCCATTGCTTGGCGGGCAGATGTCTCGGATCCAGAGCAAGTGAAGTCTCTGTTTGATGCAGCTGAGCAGGCATTTGGATCTCAGGTCCATATCCTTGTTAACTCTGCTGGAATTTCAGATCCTACTTACCCTTATATTGCCAATACACCATTGGAGATTTTCGACCATCTTTTCAG TGTGAACACGAGGGGATGTTTTCTGTGCTGCAAAGAAGCAGCAAACCGAGTAAAACGCGGCGGTGGGGGGCGAATAATACTGATATCGTCGACAGCAGTGGCTGCAACGACAGCCGGGTTAGGAGCGTACACAGCATCGAAAGCAGCAGTGGAGGCAATGGCGAAGGTGACGGCGAAGGAGCTGAGTGGGACTGGAATATCAGTGAACTGCATAGCGCCGGGGGCGACGGCGACAGAGATGTTTTACAAAGGAATAGATGAGGAAGGAGTGAAGAAGGTGATTGATAAGTGTCCGATGGGAAGGCTTGGTGTTCCAAAAGATGTGGCTTCTTTTGTTGGGTTCTTGGCGTCTGACGATGGGGAGTGGATCAATGGTCAAGTCATTCTCGTCAATGGCGGCATTGTGTAG